GCCTGGTGGCGACGCTCGTGGAGCAGATCTTCAGCGAGTGACGGGCGACAGGCGCTCGGCCAGGAAGGCGAGCGACTTCGGGTAGCGCCAGCTGACGCCGCCGTGGGTGGCGTCGAACAACTCGAAGCGCACGTCGGTCACCCCCACGCCCGCCAAGGCGTCCCGCACGGCCACGGCGCCCAGGTCCAGGTACCACTCGTCACGCGTGCCGGCGTCGATCCACACCGCCCGCAGGGCGCGCAGCGCGTCGGCGTGCCGGGGCACCATCCGCACCGGGTCCCACGCCAGCCAGCGATCCCAGACCTGCGGGCGCAGCATCCCGGTGGCGGGGTCGAACGGGAGCACGGGTGTGCCGTCCTCTTCGGCGGAGAAGCACGCCGACACGCCGAGCAGCATCAGCAGCGTGTGGTCCTCCGACCTCGTGAACGGGGGACGCGCCCTGAAGTCGTCCCACCAGCGGCCGATGTCGCCGTCCCAGGCCCGCAGGGCGCGCACCGCCTTCGGGAACTCGGGGATGTAGCAGCACTCGTACAGCGCGTCCCCGGAGTGAGAGGCGAGCCCGCCGAAGAGGTCGGGACGCAGCATCGGTGTGATCATCGCCCCGAACCCCCCGCTCGACTTGCCCTGGATGCCGCGATGGGCGGCGGCGTCGAGCGTGCGATAGCGGGCGTCGACGAAGGGGACCACGTCCTCGCAGAGGTAGGTGTGGTAGTTGCCCGTCCCCGGTGAGTCGACGAATTGGGACCCGCCGTAGGCGGTCCAGGCGTCGACCCACACCACGATGCACGGCGGCGCCTGGCCGGAGGCGAACAGCGCGTCGGCCTCCTCCGGGAACGGCCGGCGGAACGGGTCGCGATTGGCCCACATGGCCACGTGGCCGGTGTAACCCTGGATGACGTAGACCGACGGCAGGCGGGCGTCGCCGTCGTCGTACCCCGGGGGGACGTACACCCACAGGGGCCGCTCCACGGCGTCGCCGAGCGGGTTGCCGCGCAGCGCCGTCGAGGTCACGACGTGCTCGTCCATGCGGCCCGCCAGCTGACCGCGCCATGGCAGCGACACCACGCCTCCTCCGAGAGCACCGGGCCGACGCGGCACGGGGCCGGCCCAGGATGGCATGCCGTCGCCGACAGTGTCCGGCGTCGAGTCGGACAGTCGCGACGTCGGGCGGCGGGCGCCCCGGTCGGGCTGTCGCGACCTGGGCCACCCCGCCCGGGATCAGGGCCCGATCTCGGCCACTGGGTCCCCGACCTGGTACGTCTCGCCCTCCCGCGCCGTCAGTCGCACCCGCCCCGCCACCGGCGCGTCGACCTCGTTGGTGACCTTGTCCGTCTCCATCTCGTAGAGGGCCTGGCCCTTGGCGACGACGGCCCCGTCGTCGACCAGCCAGCGCGCCAGGACCGCCTCGGTCATCTCCATGCCGATCTTGGGCAGGCGCAGCAGCACGGCCGGGCGCTCAGCGCGAGAAGGCGATGACCCACTCGATCGCTTCGAGCAGGCGGTCGGGCCCGGGCAGGGCGAGGCGTTCGAGCCCCTTGGCGTAGGGGAGCGGGGCGGGCAGGGCCCCGACGCGCAGGACGGGCGCCGCCAGCCGGTCGAACAGCACCTCGGAGATCCCCGCGGCGAGCTCCGCCCCGAAACCGCCGGTGACGACGGCCTCGTGCAGGACGACGGCCCGGCGCGTGCGCCTGACCGAGTCCACGACGGCGGCCTCGTCGAGGGGGACGAGCGACCGCAGGTCGAGGACCTCGACCTCGACGCCGCGGGGGGCGAGGGCCTCGGCGACCGCCACCGCCTCGTGCACCTGGCGACCGTAGGTGACGACGGTCACGTCCGAGCCGGGCCGCTTGACGTCGGCCACGCCGAGCGGGACCGGCGTGCCGTCGACCGGCCCCTTGCGGGCGAGGAGGGGCACCTGCTCGATGAAGACACAGGGGTCCTCGTCGGCGATGCACGACGCCAGCAGGGCCCGGGCGTCCGACGGCGTGCTGGGCACGACGACCTTCAGCCCCGGGACGTGGGCGAGCCAGGCCTCGAGCATCTGCGAGTGCTGGGCCCCCACCTGCAGCCCGCCACCCACCGCGGTGCGCAGCACCATGGGGACGGGCGTGAGGCCACCGGACATGTAGCGGAGCTTGGCGGCGTGGTTGGCCAGCTGGTCGAGGCACAGCCCGAGGAAGTCCATGAACATCACCTCGGCCACGGGCCGCAGCCCGCCGAGGGCGGCGCCCACAGCCGCTCCCACGATGGCCTGCTCGGAGATGGGGGTGTCGCGCACCCGGTCCCTGCCGTGCTTGGCCGCCAGCCCCTTGGTCACCCCGAACACGCCCGTGTCGGAGATGTCCTCGCCGAGCAGCACCACGCGGTCATCCGCCGACAGGGCCTCGTCGAGCGCCAGCGTGATGGCGGACCGCACGCTCATGTCGCCTGCCGGTGCCGACGCCGGCACCGTCAGCGGCAGCGACCGCGAGACGACGTCGGTGAGCACCTCGTCGGCGCCGGGCTCGGGGAGGCCGAGGACCTCCGACAGGGTGCCGGTGGCCCGCGCCGCGCACCGGGCCTCCACCTCGGCCGCGGACTCCTCGGTGAGCAGCCCCTGCTCGATGAGTCGGCGCCGGAACCGGGCCACGGGCTCGTGCTCCCACGCGGCGGCGAGCTCGGCAGGGTCGACGTAGGCCATGCGATCGCCGAAGACGTGGCCGAAGAGCCGGTAGGTGACGGCCTCCACGAGGGTGGGGCCCTCCCCCGCCCGGGCCTGGGCGGCGGCCTCGGCGACGGCCTCGTACACGGCCACGGGGTCGTTGCCGTCGACGGTCACCCCGGGCATGCCGTAGGCCGCGGCGCGCTGCGCCACGTGCGCGGTGCGCTGATGGTCGGCGAAGGCGGTGTGCTCGCCGTAGCCGTTGTTCTGGCACAGGAACACGACCGGCAGCCGCCACACGGCGGCCAGGTTGGCCGCCTCGTGGAAGGCGCCGATGTTGGTGGCCCCGTCGCCGAACGAGGCGACCGTCACGCGCGGCCCGGCACCGCGGGCGGCACCGGAGCCCGCCGCCGGAGCCCCGGCGTGGTCACGCTGCGCCGCCCAGGCCAGGCCCGCGGCGATGGGTAGGCCCGAGCCGACCACGCCCGTCGTCAGCATGAGCCCGGCGTCGGGCCACACGACGTGCATGGGCCCGCCCTTCCCCTTGCCCGTGCCCTCGGCCCGCCCCACCATCTCGGCCAGCAGCGGGCGCAGCGGCACGCCCTTGGCGATCTGGTCGTGCATCCCCCGGTAGGTGGTCACGAGGTAGTCATCGGGACGCAGGGCGGCACCGAACCCCGCCGCCACGGCCTCCTGGCCGCGCGGCGAGTAGTAGGAGAGGGTCGCCTCGCCCGCCGAGATGGCGCTGCGCAGGGCGTCGTCGCAGGCCGCGATCAGCGTCATGGTGCCGAACATCTGCCGCAGGGTGTCGCCACCGGGTGTCATCGCCCCCACCGTATGCCGCCTGGCGCTCGGCCCGGGAGCCTCGGGACCTTGGACCCTGTTCGCGCCCGGGCCCCTGTGACGACAGTGTGGACATGGACAGCTTCTCGAACCACACCCCGTCGGCGGCGGCGCCCCCCCGGGACGACCCGTTCGACTCGGCGACCCGGGGCCTGCGAGAGGCCGGGGCCAGTGCCGACGAGCGGGACCTGGTCGAGTGGATCACGCGCCACGGCCGCGAGGAGGGCGTGCTCCTGGAGCGCTACGAGCGCCTGGCGCACGAGTCGACCTCGGCGGCGACCCGCTACCTCGTGCGTCTCATCATCGAGGACGAGCGCCGGCACCACCAGACCCTCGCCGAGATCGCCGAGGCGATCGCCTGGGGGACGCTCACGAGCCCCGTGCCCGCCCTGCCGCGCTCGGGGATCGGCGACGTCGACAACGACGCCGAGCTCGTCGCCCAGACCAAGGCGCTTCTCGCCTCGGAGAAGCGTGACCGAACGGAGCTCCGGCGCCTGCGGCGGCGGCTGCGCTCCTACACGGGCACGCTGTGGCCGCTGCTCGTCGACCTCATGCTGCTCGACACCGAGAAGCACACCCGCATCCTGGAATACGTCACCGGCCGCACGTCGCCCTGACACCGGCGGGCTCTCACCGTGCCCCGCGCAGCAGCACGCCCGGGCGCGCCCCGCAGTCCTCGCCGCCCTCGAACGTGGTCGTCCCCGACTTGACGGTGGCGAGGTAGCCCACAGCCCCCTGCACCAGTCGCCGCCCCCCGGCGGGCAGGTCGGCCACGACCCTCGGCGAGGTGAGCTGCAGTCGCTCGTAGTCGATCACGTTGATGTCGGCGAGCTTGCCGGGCTCGAGGGTGCCGCGGTCGGTGAGCCCGTAGAGCGCGGCGGTGTCGTGGGTCTGCTTCTTCACGACCCACTCGAGCGGCAGCCGCTCGCCGCGCGTCCGGTCGCGGGCCCAGTGCGTCAGCATGAACGTGGGCTGCGAGGAGTCGCAGATCGACCCGCAGTGGGCACCGCCGTCGGCGAGCCCGGCGGCGGCCCTCGGGTGCAGGAGCATCTCGCGCACGGGGTCGAGGCTCAGCGACGCGTAGTTGAGGATCGGCACGTACAGCAGGCCGTGCCCGTCGTCCGCGAGCATGACGTCGTAGGCCACGTCCAGGGGGTCGCGGCCCGCCGCCGCTGCCACCGCCGCCAGCGAGTCCTCGGGGCCCGGCTCGTAGTTCGGCGGCGTGCCGAGGACGAACGTCATGGCGAACCCGTCCGCCAGGGCCCGGGCCGTGGCCTCGTCGGGCCGGAACGACAGGATGTCCCGGCGCACCGACGGGTCGCGCAGGGCCGCCGCCAGATCGGCGTCCGCCAGCCGGCGCGCCTTGAGCGCCTGGTACGCGGGGACGACGTCGAGGACGCAGTAGGTGGTGTGGTGGCCCGACAGCAGGCCGGTGGCCCGGGCGGCGACCTGCGGCCACAGCTGCGCACCCTCGTCGGCGGCGGCCAGCGACGCGTCCATCAGCTCGCGCCACAGGTCGGGGGCCGGGGGGACCTGGAGGAGGGCGAACGTCACGGGCCGGCCGATGGCGGCGGACAGGCGGCGCATCCAGTCGACCTCCTTGGCCGGCGCGGCGAGGTCCTCGCCGGCCACGCCGACGGGCGCGAGCTCGAAGATCCCGGTGCCGAGCTCGCCCAGCGCGGCACCGATCCCGAAGAGCTCCTCCTCGGCGGCGAAGGTCCCCGGCACCGGCTCGCCGTCGATGGCGCGGTGGGCGATGGTGCGGGACGTGGAGAAACCCAGCGCGCCGACGGCGAGGGCCTCGGCCACGATGGCGCGCATGGCGGCGATGTCCGCGGCGTCGGCGGGCTCGTTGCGGGCGCCGCGCTCGCCCATCACATAGGCGCGCACCGCGCCGTGGGCCACCTGCGTGCCCACGTCGACGGTCCAGCGGCGGCGCTCCAGCGCGTCGAGGTACTCGGGGAACGTTTCCCACTCCCACTCGATCCCCTCGGCGAGCGCCGTGCCCGGGATGTCCTCGACACCCTCCATGAGGCCGATCAGCCAGTCGTGACGGTCAGGGCGGGCGGGAGCGAACCCCACGCCGCAATTGCCGGTCACGAGCGTGGTGACGCCATGCCACGCGCTCGGGGCCAGGACCTCGTCCCACGTGGCCTGCCCGTCGTAGTGGGTGTGGACGTCCACCCACCCGGGGGTGACCAGCATGCCCTCGGCGTCGATCACGCGGCGGGCGGCGGCGCCGGCCAGCGCACCCACGATGGAGATGCGGCCGTCGTCGACAGCCACGTCGGCGGTGAGCGGCGGTGACCCGGTGCCGTCCACGACGGTGCCGGCACGGACGATCAGGTCGTGCACGCTGTCCCTCCTTGCCGGCCCGTGGCCCCCTCGCCGGTGGTGCGGGACTCATGGTGACACCGGGGGCGCACCCCCACAAGGAGGGCCGCGAGCGGATCAGCCGGGGAGGTCGGCCGGGTCGTCGGCGAGCTGCATGCGCAGGACGTGCTTCTGCACCTTGCCGCTCGCCGTGAGCGGCAAGGTGTCGACGAAGCGCCACCGGCGCGGCACCTTGAAAGCCGCCAGCCGCTCGCGGAGGTACCCCTCGAGCCCGACCCCGGACGGGGAGCGCCCCGCCACGGGCAGGACGACCGCCACGGCCGCCTCCCCCCAGCGGTCGTCGGGCACGCCCACCACGGCGACCCGGGCCACGTCGGGGTGCTCGGCGAGGGCGTTCTCGATCTCGACGGGGAAGATGTTCTCGCCTCCCGAGACGATCATCTCCTTCAGGCGCCCCGCCATGCGCAGGAACCCGCGGTCGTCCATGGTCACGAGGTCGCCCGTGCGCAGCCACCCGCCGGCCCGGAAGCTCGCCGCCGTCGCCTCGGGCAGCTCGTGGTAGCCGGCCATCACGTTGGGCCCGCGCACCTCGAGCTCACCGACCGCGCCGCAGGGCACCACGGCACCGGAGGCCGGGTCCACCACCCGGGCGCTCACGCCCGGCAGCGGCACGCCCAGGGAGGCGGCCTTGTCCTCGGGCGCGTCGTCGAGGTGGGTCTGCGAGATGAATCCGCTCGCCTCGGTCTGGCCGAACACGATGGCGAACTGCACGCCGAGGGCCTTCTCCACGTGGCGCACGAGCTCCGTGGGGACGACGGCCCCTCCCCCGCTCACGGCCCGCAGCGAGGACAGGTCCCGGCGGGTGAAGTCGGGGTGCTCGACGAGCGCGAGCAGCATGGTCGGCACCCCGCAGGTCAGGGTGGCCCGCTCGCGCTCCACCAGCTCGAGGACCAGTCCGGGGTCGAACGACGGCACGAGCACGGTGGTGGCCGACGACTGGCACAGCTGAAAGGCGACCACCTGCCCGCCCACGTGGAACAGCGGCATGGTGTGCACGTAGACGTCGCCCGGCCGCATGCCGAACCGCAGGGCACCGAGGCGCGCCGCGTTCGTCATGCCCCGGTGGGTCAGCAGCGCCCCTTTGGGGACGCCGGTGGTCCCCGACGTGTACACGAGCTGGGCCACGTCGTCGGGGCCCATGACCCGCGAGGGCGCGGCGTCCCACGATGGGGGCCCTGCCTCCGGTGAGCCTGCCTCCGGTGAGCCTGCCTCCGGTGAGCCTGCGACGGGGGGACAGAAGGCCTCCCACGCACCGAGGTCGACGACCTCCCGCAGGGCGGGGATCGTGGCGCGCACCGACGCCAGGGTGGCGGCGAGGTCGAGGCCCCGGTGCTCGGCCACGAGGAACAGGCCCGACGCCCCCGACTGACGCAGCACGTGGCCCACCTCCTCGGCGCGCAGCTGGGGGTTGACGGGGACGAGCACCAAGCCCGCCAACGCCGCCGCGTAGGTGAGGACGAGCGACTCGGGGATGCTCGGGGCCCACACCGCCACCCGCTCGCCCGGCGCGAACCGCTCGACCAGGGCGTGCGCGGCGCGGGTGGCGTCGGCGAGGAGCTGCGCGTACGTCCACCGGCGCCGCTCGTCGAGCTCGGGGACACCCTCCACGAGTGCGACGGTGTCGGGACTGCGACGCGCCGCGTCGCGCAGGATCCCGCCCACCGTCGTGCCCAGGGGGCCATCGGCATCGTCCGCCTCCCAGCAGGAGGTGAGCAGGGGTGCGGGCCGGGGCACGGTCACTCCCCCAGGTACGAGCCGAGTGTGTCGTGGAAGTGGCGGATGCGGCTCTCCTGGTAGCTCGCCAGGGTGACGGCGGGGCCGTCGGACGCCTCGAGGCCGCGCTGGACCCGCGCCAGCGTGGCCGTGTCCTGGTCGAGGATGCGGCCGAGGTACCCGAGCTCGGGGGCGTCGGCCCAGCGCTCGCCGTCGGCCAGGTGGCGCGTCGGGGAAGGTGCGGGCCGCGGGCCGCCCACCGGCACGGGCTCGAGCAGCATGACGTCCATCACGGCGCGGCGGTGGTCGTCGCCGTCGGGCCGGAACCGGTAGGCGAGGGGGGTGGTGTACCCGGCCCACGGCACGAAGTTGGGGAAGACGAAGTACTCGATGGCGTCGAGGGCCTCGCAGTCGGTGACGGTGGAATAGTCGCCCCCCGTGCGCTCGGCCAGTCGCCGCCGGGTGCGATCGGCCAGCACCTGCCGGGCCGTGGACCCGTCGGGGACCACCGCGTCGGGGTCGTCCTTGGTGAGGAACATGGCGTCGACGATGTCCTGCTCGGCCACGGGGTGCCCCACGTGCTCGCTGGCGATACCGACGGGCGTGATCATGCGGTTGACGTGGCGGACACCGTCGTACACGTCGTACTGGGTCTGCGCGTCGCCACTGGTGGTGAGCAGCTGCGGATGGACGGCCACGGTGTGGTAGCTCTCGATGAACGCCTCGAGGGCCACCTTCCAATTGCACGGCACCGCGCCCACCACGTGCGCGGCGAGGTACCGGTCACCGAGGTCCCACGGGGCGAAGTGCTCGGGGAGGATCTCGAGGTAGTCCTCGAGGGGCTCCGCCTCGGGGTCGACCGTCACGAAGACGAAGCCCCCCCACGTCCCCACCCGGGCCTCGGGCAGGCCGAAGCTCGCCGCGTCGACGTGGGGGAAGTCCCAGGGGCACGGCATGCCGGCGAAGGAGCCGTCGAGATCCCAGGTGAAGCCGTGGAACGGGCAGCGCAACTCGCCGATGTGGCCGGGCTGCGTGCGCAGCTGCGTCCCCCGGTGCAGGCACGAGTTGTGGAAGGCGCGGAGCTCGCCGGGTGCGCTGCGCACGACGACGAGCGACACTCCGGGCGCGGCGTAGACGACGCAGTCGCCGACCTCGGGGACCTGCTCCTCGCGGCACGCCATCTGCCACACCCGCCGCCACACCCGGTCGACCTCGAGGTCGTGCACGGCGCGGCTCGTGTAGCGCGCCCGGGCCACACCCGACGGCCGTCCACCGGCGGCGTCCTCCAGGGCGCTGCCCACGGCGCGCAGGGCAGGGGGCACGGGGCGGGTCTCCTGGTCGAGCAGCGCCTGCACGATGCGGGCGCCGTGCGGCACGTCGCGCCGGGCGTCGGCGGCCGGGCCCCGGCGGGTGTCGGTCACCGGTCGCCCGCCGCGGCCTCGCCGGCGCGGAACCCGAAGACGAGCGCCGGGCCCAGGGTGGCCCCACCCGCGGCGGTGGCGGTGCCGAACGGGCTGGCGGCGGCGTTGCCCGCGGCGTAGAGGCCGGCGATCGGCCGGCCCGACGCCGACAGCACGCGCCCGCGGTCGTCGGTGCGCGGCCCCCCCTTGGTGCCCATGCATCCGAGGTGCACGTCCAGCGCGTAGAAGGGGGCCTCGGTGATCGGTGCCAACGTCGGGTGCGCAGCGCCCGGGTCCCCGATCCACCGGTCGTAGGGATACGAGCCCCGGCCGAAGTCGGGGTCCTCGCCGATCGCCGCGCCGGCGTTGAAGCGGGCCACCGTCGCCGCCAGCGCGTCGCCCGGCAACCCGGTGGCGCGTGCCAGCCCGGCGAGGTCGTCTCCCCGCACCAGCCATCCGGGGTCGGGCCCGCCGGGGTCGAGCGGCCCGACGGGGTACCGGTGGCGGTAGGCGGCGTCGAAGACGAGCCACCAGGGCGCCGTCCCCCGCGCCGGCGCCGGCGCCGGCGCGTCGGTACCCGGGCCGGCACCCCGCATCGCCCGGCCCACGTCGCCGTAGTTCTGGGCCTCGTCCACGAACCGCCGGCCGGTGGCGTCGACCATGATCGCCCCCGGTTGGGCGCGCTCCCCGTGCAGTGGCCGGTAGTGGGCGGTGCCCCCGACCGCCTCGCCCGGCACCGCCATCGCCGGCATCCACCAGCTCTCCGCCGTGTTGCCGAGCACGGCACCGGCCGCCCGCGCCATGCGCACGGCGTCGCCGGCGCAGCCCGGCGGCCCCATGGGGGCGACGGCCGCGCCCGGCAGCAGCTCGGCCACCAAGCCGGCGTCGTGCTGGAAGCCACCGGCGGCGAGCACGACCCGTCCCGTGTGGTGTTGCCCGTCGACGACCACGCCCGTCACCGCGCCGTCGTCGACCATCAGGGCGCCGGCACGCGCCCGCGTCCTCACCTCGGCGCCGGCGTCGAGGACCGCGGCGAGCAGGCCACCCACGAGGGCGCGGCCGCGCACATGGCCACGCAGCACCACCCCGTCGTTGGCCGGCACGGCCCGCGATCGCGCCGACGGGGTCGCCTCCGCCGGGCTCGGCTGGTCGAGGGCGGGCTGGATGCGGGCCTCGACCGCCGCCGGGAGCCGGAGGGCCCGCGGCCACAGCGACCGCCCACCCGCGCTGGCGCCGGTGAGCTCGCCGCGGTAGTCGGGCCAGTGGGCGAGCACCTCCCACTGCAGGGGTGTGCGCCGCTCCAGCTCGGCGGCCACCCTGCCGGCGTCGGAGACGAAGGCGCGCATGAGCCCGACGTCCACGTCGCCGCCCGCCGCCGCGCACAGGTACGCCAGCGCTCGGCCCGCATCGTCGTCGCCGCACACCCCCGGCGCGCGCCCGTGGCCCGGCAGCCACGCCACGCCGCCCGACATGGCGGTCGTCCCCCCCACGGCGCCCGCGCCTTCGAGCACGAGCACGTCGGCGCCCGCACCCGCGGCGGCCAGGGCGGCCGTGAGCCCGGCCGCTCCGGACCCCACCACGACCACAGACGCCGCGCCCCGCACCGGCTTAGGGTAGGCCCGCGCTCCGCCCCACCGCGGGTGGGCACGGGCCTGCTGGCGCCGGGGCGCGGTGGCCTACGACACCGGCGGGGTGAGCAGGGCGGCGATCTCCCCGGCGATCTGGCCCGCCGGCGGGAGCCCGGGCACGTCCTGCATCGGCTCGGGGTCGGCGCCCTCGGCGATGCTGTGCCAACGCCGGACGGCGAGGTCCACGAACTCGGGGTGCGGCAGGACCCAGAACCGGGCGGCCTCGACGGCGTCGGCCACGGCGTCAGCCACGGCGGCGACGGGGGCCCCTTCGTCGAGGGCCCGCCGGACATGGGTGGCGATCACGCCGCTGCCGAACCCGTGCGGCGGGACGGCCCCCATGTGCCCCGGCCAATTGCGCTCGGCGTCGATGATCCCGGTGCGCACCCATCCCGGGCACAGGACGCTCACCCCGACGGGCAGCCCCGTCATGCGCAGCGTGGTGTAGAGGTCCTCGGTCAGCGCCACCACGGCGTGCTTGGTGGCGTCGTACGCCGCACCGAACCCCGGCGCGAGCCCGGCCATGCTGGCGGTGTTGACGATGTGCCCCTCACCCTGGGCGACGAGGAGCGGCAGGAACGCCCGGACGCCGTGGACGACGCCCCACAGGTTGACGCCCACCACCCACTCCCATGCGGCCAGCGGGCCGGACCACGGGTCGGCCAGGCTCACCACCCCGGCGTTGTTGCACACGACGTGGACGGACCCGAACCGCTCCACGGCGGCGGCCGCCAACGATTCCACCGCCCGGGGATCGCTCACGTCGGTGACCACCGCCAGCGTCGACACGCCGGCCGCGCCCACCCGTTCGGATGCCGCCTGCAGGCCCGGCTCGTCGACGTCGGCGAGCACCACGTCGAGCCCCGACCGGGCGAACCGCTCCGCCAGCCCGAGGCCGATCCCGCTCGCCGCCCCCGTGACGACGGCCACCTTGCCTGCGTCCAACCGCATCATCGCCTCCTTGTCAGGCCCGGGCGACCCGCCCGGCTCCTCTCCGATCGCGCCGTCCCGATCCTCGCACCATCCCGCAGCGCGCGGGCCTCAGCGCATGGGCCGCGGCGCAGGGGCCCCATCGGAGGGGCGGCGGCGGTCCCCGGGACCCGGCCGGGCACGAGCGGGCGCGGTAGCGTTCGGGCATGGCACGGATCTCGTTCCCCGAACGCGGCTACGGCGAGCACGTCGACTGGGCGCTGCTGCGCCCGGAGATGGCGGTGGGCATGGGCGCGCTCTCCGATGCCGTCTACACCAACACCACGCTCGCGCTGCGCGAGCGCGAGGCCGCCCGGTGGACGATCGCCCTCATCAACGACTGCGTGGTGTGCCAGGACACCCGCGCCCGCCACGGTGCGGCCGCCGGCGTCGACGAGGGCTTCTACGGCGAGGTCGCCGACTGGCGGGCGAGCTCGGCGCTGAGCGAGCGCGAGCGCCTCGCCGCCGAATTCGC
This sequence is a window from Acidimicrobiales bacterium. Protein-coding genes within it:
- a CDS encoding SDR family NAD(P)-dependent oxidoreductase, with translation MRLDAGKVAVVTGAASGIGLGLAERFARSGLDVVLADVDEPGLQAASERVGAAGVSTLAVVTDVSDPRAVESLAAAAVERFGSVHVVCNNAGVVSLADPWSGPLAAWEWVVGVNLWGVVHGVRAFLPLLVAQGEGHIVNTASMAGLAPGFGAAYDATKHAVVALTEDLYTTLRMTGLPVGVSVLCPGWVRTGIIDAERNWPGHMGAVPPHGFGSGVIATHVRRALDEGAPVAAVADAVADAVEAARFWVLPHPEFVDLAVRRWHSIAEGADPEPMQDVPGLPPAGQIAGEIAALLTPPVS
- a CDS encoding carboxymuconolactone decarboxylase family protein, with translation MARISFPERGYGEHVDWALLRPEMAVGMGALSDAVYTNTTLALREREAARWTIALINDCVVCQDTRARHGAAAGVDEGFYGEVADWRASSALSERERLAAEFAQRFAIDHLGMGDDLWGRLHAAFSDEELADLTMCCGMFLGLGRVLAVVGVRAPDERILV